The Pimelobacter simplex genomic sequence GGAGACCGAGATCTACCTGCTCACCGCCGACCTGCTCGACCTGCCCGCGGCCGCGGCGCTCTCGCTCGTGCAGATGGTCGCCGTGGTGGCGCTGCTGGTCGTCGTGGGCCGGCTGCGCGCCGTGCCGGACCCGACGGTGCGACGCGTCCTCGCGCCGGCCGCGCGACCGCAGCGGCGCGACCTGCCGGCGATCGGGGCGACCGCGCTGACGCTGGGGTTCGTGGCGCTGCCGATCCTCGCCCTCGTCCTGGGCTCGGTACGGCGCGAGGGCGGCTGGAGCCTCGACTTCTACCGCGCGCTCGGCGGCTCAGGCGAGGGCTTCCTCCAGGTGTCGGTCGTCGACGCGCTGCTGGCCTCGCTGCGGATCGCGGTCGACGCCACCTGGATGTCGCTCACGCTCGGGCTGATCGTCGCGTTCGTCGTCACCCGTCGTACCCGCAGCCGGGCCGGCCGCCGCGCCCGCACCGTGCTCGACGGCTTCTTCATGCTGCCCCTCGGCGTCTCCGCGGTGACGCTGGGCTTCGGCTTCCTCATCGCCCTCGACCAGCCGCCGCTGGACCTGCGGGCCAGCCCGGTCCTCGTCCCCATCGCCCAGGCCCTGGTGGCGCTCCCGCTCGTGGTCCGCACGCTCGTCCCGGTCCTCGCGGGCATCGACGACCGGCAGCGCCAGGCCGCCGCCTCGCTCGGCGCCGGTCCGCTCCGCGCCCTGCTGACCGTCGACCTCGCCGTGGTGTGGCGCCCGGTGCTCGCCGCGGCGGGCTTCGCGTTCGCCGTGTCGCTGGGGGAGTTCGGCGCGACGTCGTTCATCGTGCGGCCCGCGGAGCCGACGCTCCCGGTCGTGATCTACCGCCTGCTCGGGCACCCGGGCGCGCTCAACTACGGCACCGCGATGGCGGCCTCGGTGGTGCTCGCCGCCGTGACCGCCGGTGTCATCCTCGTCGTCGAACGGCTGCGCGTGCCGGGAACAGGAGCCTGGTGATGCTGGATCTCAAGGGCATCGAGGTCGCCTTCGACGGGACCGTCGCGGTCGACGGCGTCGACCTCGACGTGGCCGACGGCGACGTGCTCGCCGTGCTCGGTCCCTCGGGCTGCGGCAAGTCCACCCTGCTGCGCGCCGTGGCCGGCCTGGAGCCGCTGCGCGCCGGCCGGATCGCCTGGGACGGCACCGACCTCGGGACGACGCCCACCCACCGCCGCGGGTTCGCGCTGATGTTCCAGGACGGCCAGCTCTTCGACCACCTCACCGTCGGCCGCAATGTCGGCTACGCGCTGCGCCTCCAGGGGGAGTCGCGCGCCGCCGTACGGACCGCCGTGGACGAGCTGCTCGCCCTCGTCGGCCTGGAGGGCTACGGCGCCCGGCTGCCCCGCACCCTCTCCGGCGGCGAGCGCCAGCGGGTCGCGCTGGCCCGCTCCCTGGCCGGCCGCCCCCGCCTGCTGCTGCTCGACGAGCCGCTCAGCGCCCTCGACGCGAGCCTGCGGGTCCGGCTCGCCGCCGACCTGCGCCGGATCCTCACGGAGGCCGGTACGACCGCCCTCCTGGTCACCCACGACCAGGCCGAGGCCTTCGCCGTCGCTGACCGGCTCGCCGTGATGCGCGCCGGCCGGATCGTCCAGGAGGGCGCGACCGCCGCGGTCTGGTCCGCGCCGGCGGACGCCGGGACGGCGCTCTTCCTGGGCTACTCACGGGTGCTCGAGGGGGCTGCGGCGGCCGAGCTGCTGCGGCTCACCGGACGGCCGGCGGCGCCCGCGGTCGCCGTACGGCCGACGGCGGTGCTGGCCGGCCCCGCGGCGGACGGCGTACCGGCCGAGGTGCGCTCGGTACGGCTCACGCCCGACGGGGCGCGGCTGGTGGTCGCGGTCG encodes the following:
- a CDS encoding ABC transporter ATP-binding protein produces the protein MLDLKGIEVAFDGTVAVDGVDLDVADGDVLAVLGPSGCGKSTLLRAVAGLEPLRAGRIAWDGTDLGTTPTHRRGFALMFQDGQLFDHLTVGRNVGYALRLQGESRAAVRTAVDELLALVGLEGYGARLPRTLSGGERQRVALARSLAGRPRLLLLDEPLSALDASLRVRLAADLRRILTEAGTTALLVTHDQAEAFAVADRLAVMRAGRIVQEGATAAVWSAPADAGTALFLGYSRVLEGAAAAELLRLTGRPAAPAVAVRPTAVLAGPAADGVPAEVRSVRLTPDGARLVVAVAGIGELDAAGVQGWAPEPGQKATLRLDPGGLAAVPASPVS
- a CDS encoding ABC transporter permease, with the translated sequence MTASGGSGRIAGRAAYVALAAVPVAVVAVFFVLPVGAMLQRGVWPDGHFDPGAVLDVLARPRTGRVLWFTVWTSTVATVAAVLLGLPAAYVLHRLRFPGRGLVRTALLVPFVLPTVVVGLAVRQLITSSGPLGFLGLDGTPVAILVGLVFFNVAVVIRTVGVAWEGLDRRPSEAAAALGATPAQVFRTVTFPALRPAIVSAASVVFLFCATAFGVVLVLGGVRYSSVETEIYLLTADLLDLPAAAALSLVQMVAVVALLVVVGRLRAVPDPTVRRVLAPAARPQRRDLPAIGATALTLGFVALPILALVLGSVRREGGWSLDFYRALGGSGEGFLQVSVVDALLASLRIAVDATWMSLTLGLIVAFVVTRRTRSRAGRRARTVLDGFFMLPLGVSAVTLGFGFLIALDQPPLDLRASPVLVPIAQALVALPLVVRTLVPVLAGIDDRQRQAAASLGAGPLRALLTVDLAVVWRPVLAAAGFAFAVSLGEFGATSFIVRPAEPTLPVVIYRLLGHPGALNYGTAMAASVVLAAVTAGVILVVERLRVPGTGAW